In Chionomys nivalis chromosome 24, mChiNiv1.1, whole genome shotgun sequence, one genomic interval encodes:
- the Lrriq4 gene encoding leucine-rich repeat and IQ domain-containing protein 4 — MAVKGTPEFCLFGIMELSLKVLSKEVLKPEQLPKVLQRNDSQRVTDRTYFIDGSNQGLKTIPSEILALKEIEELHLENNQISEIPQDIQNLKNVKVLYLHKNKLQGLSPELGFLSSLESLDLSGNPLLYSSLRVLSCLRTLRELRLYQTGLREVPSVICKSLHHLELLGLSGNNLKSLPKEIVNQSKLKEIYLKHNQFSAFPSDLCALFNLEVIDLDHNKLKAIPDEIGNLVGLQQFYVASNNLPLLPESLSRCTKLLVLDLTQNLLHSLPPSLQLLTELKEVGLSGNLLEKVPRLLCRWSALNLLYLRNTGLRGLRRSFKRLVNLLFLDLSQNHIDHFPAQICALRNLEILALDDNKVTQLPSTMSSLSKLKILGLTGNDFSSFPEEIFSLVSLEKLYIGQDQGSKFTYLPENIKKLQKLKELYIENNQLEQLPASLGLMPNLEVLDCRHNLLKQLPDAICHAQGLRELLLEDNLLTRLPEDLDHLVNLKVLTLMNNPMEDPPMAVCAQGKDAIWNCLKENRLRKIMAMKVQAWWRGTMVRKGYGTFEELQRARRKGKNSPKDKKGKKAAAKGARRGSLGQEAPQGTPCDPAVPCPPRNGLTPAPGPPRAGAREPAGCLGRPGRAESRGSVQPAVTGPTPRPPPPPRASSEPAPAESLPQPGARGGLRNGPRTAALSRDLRRLPVQAPNQKELGGAADMAERRRLKKRIQVARQEPWVGGLGAPGGGGSGEDVRAGGRRQDVSGAGCRDGPVAGRCCRPLVRGVCGAAGKEGREEERRSEPRARPRVPAAAAGLALRGETGLLRSAHAGLRASRPFPFFLALPKLRPRWLGWEAAEGGTEGRAAALCSRSPAPGPACELPVQMLGGGGPPLPLWSSFNRTAYWTLAGFLPGDAM; from the exons ATGGCGGTCAAGGGCaccccagagttctgcct ATTTGGGATCATGGAACTTTCCTTAAAAGTCTTGTCAAAAGAAGTACTGAAACCAGAACAATTACCCAAGGTTCTTCAGAGAAATGACTCCCAGCGGGTCACTGATAGAACCTATTTCATTGATGGTTCCAACCAGGGTCTGAAAACCATCCCATCAGAGATTTTGGCattgaaagaaatagaagaactGCATCTGGAGAACAACCAGATTTCAGAAATCCCCCAGGACATTCAGAATTTAAAGAATGTCAAGGTCCTCTACCTGCACAAGAACAAACTGCAGGGTCTAAGCCCGGAGCTGGGGTTTCTGAGCAGCCTGGAGTCCCTGGACCTGAGTGGCAACCCGCTGCTCTACTCCTCCCTGCGGGTACTCAGTTGCCTGCGCACGCTTCGGGAGCTGAGGCTCTACCAAACCGGCCTGAGAGAGGTTCCCTCGGTGATTTGCAAATCGCTGCACCACCTGGAGCTGTTAGGGCTGTCCGGGAACAATCTGAAATCGCTGCCCAAGGAAATCGTGAACCAGAGCAAGCTCAAGGAGATCTACCTGAAACACAATCAGTTCTCGGCTTTCCCTAGCGATCTCTGTGCCCTTTTCAACCTAGAGGTGATCGATCTGGACCACAACAAGCTTAAAGCCATCCCGGATGAAATCGGGAACCTGGTGGGGCTGCAGCAATTCTACGTGGCGTCTAACAACCTGCCTCTTCTACCGGAGTCTCTGAGCCGGTGCACCAAGCTGTTGGTGCTGGATTTGACCCAAAacctcctccactccctcccgcccagcctgcagctgctcacCGAGCTCAAGGAAGTCGGGCTGAGTGGGAACCTCCTGGAGAAGGTGCCCCGCCTCCTGTGCCGCTGGTCGGCGCTGAACCTGCTCTACCTGCGCAACACGGGCCTGCGCGGACTTCGGCGCTCCTTCAAGCGCCTGGTCAACCTGCTCTTCCTGGATCTCAGTCAGAACCACATTGACCACTTCCCCGCGCAGATCTGCGCGCTCAGGAACCTGGAGATCCTGGCGCTGGACGATAACAAAGTGACACAG TTACCATCGACCATGAGCTCACTTTCAAAACTGAAGATACTTGGACTCACAGGGAATGACTTTTCATCCTTCCCAGAGGAAATCTTTTCCTTAGTGTCTCTGGAGAAATTATACATCGGACAAGACCAGGGATCCAAGTTTACCTACCTGCCAGAAAACATCAAGAAATTGCAG AAGCTTAAAGAGCTATATATAGAAAACAATCAACTGGAGCAGCTGCCTGCGTCCTTGGGGTTAATGCCAAACCTGGAAGTTCTTGATTGTCGGCATAATCTTCTTAAGCAACTCCCAGACGCCATTTGCCATGCACAAG GTTTGAGAGAGCTGCTGCTGGAGGACAACTTACTCACCCGCCTCCCGGAGGACCTGGACCACCTGGTGAACCTCAAGGTCCTAACGCTGATGAACAACCCCATGGAAGACCCCCCAATGGCAGTGTGTGCCCAAGGCAAAGATGCCATATGGAACTGCCTGAAGGAAAATAGACTTAGGAAAATAATGGCCATGAAG GTTCAGGCATGGTGGCGTGGAACCATGGTGCGGAAAGGATATGGGACTTTTGAAGAGCTACAGAGAGCCcgaagaaaagggaaaaactcTCCAAAAgataagaaagggaaaaaggctgctgccaaagga GCGCGACGGGGCTCGCTGGGGCAGGAAGCGCCACAGGGGACGCCGTGCGACCCCGCGGTCCCGTGTCCTCCCCGGAACGGCCTCACCCCGGCGCCGGGGCCTCCGAGGGCTGGGGCTCGGGAACCAGCCGGGTGTCTCGGACGCCCCGGCAGGGCTGAGAGCCGGGGCTCGGTGCAGCCTGCCGTCACCGGACCCACTCCGCGACCGCCTCCGCCGCCCCGGGCGAGCTCGGAGCCCGCACCCGCGGAGAGCCTCCCGCAGCCCGGAGCCCGCGGCGGGTTACGTAACGGGCCGCGAACAGCCGCGCTCTCGCGAGATTTACGCCGCCTCCCCGTCCAGGCTCCAAATCAGAAGGAACTGGGCGGAGCGGCCGACATGGCTGAACGCAGGCGACTCAAGAAGCGGATCCAGGTAGCTCGACAGGAGCCGTGGGTCGGGGGCCTGGGCGCGCCGGGAGGCGGAGGGAGCGGGGAAGACGTCCGAGCGGGCGGGCGGCGGCAGGATGTCTCGGGGGCAGGATGCCGTGACGGGCCTGTGGCGGGGCGGTGCTGCCGGCCGCTCGTCCGCGGGGTCTGCGGGGCGgcggggaaggaagggagggaggaggagcggCGCTCGGAACCCCGCGCCCGGCCCCGCGTTCCTGCGGCGGCGGCGGGCCTGGCACTGCGCGGCGAGACCGGCCTCCTCCGGAGCGCGCACGCGGGGCTCCGGGCCTCCCGTCCCTTCCCGTTTTTCTTGGCGCTGCCGAAATTAAGGCCACGGTGGCTGGGGTGGGAGGCGGCGGAGGGCGGAACCGAGGGCCGAGCCGCTGCTTTGTGCTCCCGGTCACCTGCCCCGGGCCCGGCCTGCGAGCTCCCGGTGCAGATGTTAGGTGGCGGcggccctcccctccctctctggaGTTCTTTTAACCGCACAGCCTACTGGACGCTCGCCGGCTTTCTTCCAGGCGACGCGATGTAA